The Phragmitibacter flavus genome contains a region encoding:
- a CDS encoding ABC transporter permease, which yields MAEAATSNRWQGSPPNGWQILRRNRLAMVSLWFTLAVAVLAVVIPFFLDAGVKQVSEDQFFPPMSRSEDGTRFHLLGTDANGQDLFYRLLTGAQVSLGVGLVGALVSLVIGGIYGMISGYAGGRIDGGMMRLVDILNSVPSLLFVMIFINTFDGYFKDGLDGLRLWAQGEQMKWLVDLANDAIPYSRIGILVLALGLVQWLTMARLVRGQVLVLKELAFVSASRAMGQGWWRILWKHLWPNLSTLVLTCLTLTIPAVIRDESFLSFLGLGIEDPAASWGSLLKDGAQVINPLDSKWWLLAFPAALMSSTLLALNFLGDGLRDAFDPKGGD from the coding sequence ATGGCTGAGGCGGCGACATCCAATCGATGGCAGGGCAGTCCGCCGAATGGCTGGCAGATTTTGCGTCGCAACCGGCTGGCGATGGTTTCGCTGTGGTTCACGCTGGCGGTGGCGGTGCTGGCGGTGGTGATTCCGTTCTTTCTGGATGCGGGAGTGAAGCAGGTGAGTGAGGATCAGTTTTTTCCGCCGATGAGCCGGTCGGAGGACGGGACGCGGTTTCATCTTCTCGGGACGGATGCGAATGGTCAGGATTTGTTTTATCGTTTGCTGACGGGAGCGCAGGTGAGTTTGGGGGTGGGATTGGTGGGGGCGCTGGTGAGTCTGGTGATTGGCGGGATTTATGGGATGATCAGCGGTTATGCGGGAGGCAGGATTGATGGGGGAATGATGAGGTTGGTGGACATTCTGAATTCAGTGCCGAGCCTTTTGTTTGTGATGATTTTCATCAACACGTTTGATGGTTATTTTAAGGATGGGTTGGATGGTTTGCGTCTGTGGGCGCAGGGGGAGCAGATGAAGTGGCTGGTGGACTTGGCGAATGATGCGATTCCATATTCGCGGATAGGGATTCTGGTTTTGGCGCTGGGATTGGTGCAATGGCTGACGATGGCTCGGTTGGTGCGGGGGCAGGTGCTGGTGTTGAAGGAGCTGGCGTTTGTATCGGCAAGCCGCGCGATGGGGCAGGGTTGGTGGAGGATTTTGTGGAAGCACCTGTGGCCGAACTTGAGCACGCTGGTGCTGACATGTTTGACGTTGACGATTCCGGCGGTGATCCGAGATGAGAGCTTTTTGAGCTTCCTAGGTCTTGGAATTGAAGATCCGGCGGCGAGCTGGGGGTCGCTGTTGAAGGACGGGGCGCAGGTGATCAATCCGCTGGACAGCAAATGGTGGCTGCTGGCATTTCCGGCGGCGCTGATGTCATCGACTTTGCTGGCGCTGAATTTCCTTGGGGATGGATTGCGCGATGCGTTTGATCCGAAGGGCGGGGATTGA
- a CDS encoding alpha/beta hydrolase, producing MKLGSLLMFGLSGMAFGIWAQAPVRVPEGVKAHRDLVYVKDGHERHKLDLYLPETKSDELLPLIIWVHGGGWQNGSKEGCPPLRGGYVEKGYAVASINYRLSGHAVFPAQIEDCKAAVRWLRAHADEYGLDAKRFGVWGSSAGGHLVALMGTSGDVKAFDVGAHLDQSSRVQAVCDYFGPTDFEVFVKTPGYERVANVESPEAKLLGGAVLENKDKAARANPINYVSKDDPPFLMVHGDADKTVPLNQSELLFESLKNSGVSAQLHTIRGGGHGRPGFGSEEIAKLVVDFFDERLKKGATKVVALTTESVAEEGEAPPMNRGEGRRIPWEMVLRRDDKDGDGTVKKGEFSGPAGLFQRLDANGDGVLTREEVER from the coding sequence ATGAAGTTGGGATCTTTGTTGATGTTTGGCCTGAGTGGGATGGCGTTTGGGATTTGGGCGCAAGCCCCCGTGCGGGTGCCGGAGGGGGTGAAAGCTCATCGGGATTTGGTTTATGTGAAGGACGGACATGAGCGGCATAAGCTGGATCTCTATTTGCCGGAGACGAAGTCGGATGAGTTGTTGCCATTGATCATCTGGGTGCATGGGGGTGGTTGGCAGAATGGTTCGAAGGAGGGGTGTCCGCCGTTGCGCGGGGGTTACGTCGAGAAGGGATATGCGGTGGCGAGCATCAACTATCGGTTGAGCGGTCATGCGGTGTTTCCGGCGCAGATTGAGGATTGCAAGGCGGCGGTTCGTTGGTTGAGGGCGCACGCAGATGAGTATGGTTTGGATGCGAAGCGATTTGGGGTGTGGGGGAGTTCAGCGGGCGGGCATCTGGTGGCGTTGATGGGGACGAGTGGCGATGTGAAAGCGTTTGATGTGGGGGCTCATTTGGATCAGTCGAGCCGGGTGCAGGCGGTCTGTGATTATTTTGGGCCCACGGACTTTGAGGTGTTTGTGAAGACGCCGGGTTATGAGAGGGTTGCGAATGTGGAGTCGCCGGAGGCAAAGTTGCTAGGGGGCGCAGTTTTGGAGAACAAGGACAAGGCGGCGCGGGCAAATCCGATCAATTATGTGAGCAAGGATGATCCGCCGTTTTTAATGGTGCATGGCGATGCAGACAAAACGGTGCCGTTGAATCAGAGTGAGTTGTTGTTCGAATCGTTGAAGAATTCAGGAGTGAGTGCGCAATTGCATACCATTCGAGGGGGTGGGCATGGCAGGCCGGGGTTTGGGAGTGAGGAAATCGCGAAGTTGGTGGTGGATTTTTTTGATGAGCGATTGAAGAAAGGCGCTACGAAGGTGGTGGCGTTGACGACGGAAAGTGTGGCGGAGGAGGGAGAGGCACCGCCGATGAACCGTGGAGAAGGGCGAAGAATTCCCTGGGAGATGGTGTTGCGTCGCGATGACAAGGACGGCGATGGCACGGTGAAGAAGGGGGAGTTCAGTGGTCCTGCCGGACTTTTTCAGCGGCTGGATGCGAATGGCGACGGAGTGCTGACGCGGGAGGAAGTCGAGCGGTGA
- a CDS encoding voltage-gated chloride channel family protein, with translation MKRWPNLLQPLNNLAQLLWWSLLILPVAVLTGSASALFLWSLDRVTHIHWTHPHLLFALPIAGGLVGLLYHHLGKNSDRGNNLLIDEIHQPGGGVPARMAPLVLIATLITHLFGGSAGREGTAVQMGGSLAGLLSRMFRVGPDTRRLMLMGGIAAGFGAVFGTPLTGAVFAMEVLFIGRIQYDALIPVLIASIIGDATCTAWGIHHTVYHLEVAPDAGLRAAFHPLLLAKVALAAILFGLAARLFTTLTHATQSLFARRIAYPPLRPVIGGLLVIAMVYLLGTRDYLGLGVDNPDPNAVSITSSFQPDGAHTWSWLWKTLFTAVTLGSGFKGGEVTPLFYIGATLGHSLGLLLQEPVALFASLGFIAVFAGAANTPLACTLMGIELFGSHYGVSFGLACFIAYHSSGPTGIYHAQRLAVPKNRS, from the coding sequence ATGAAGCGCTGGCCTAACCTTCTCCAACCACTCAACAACCTTGCCCAACTGCTGTGGTGGAGCCTGCTCATCCTGCCCGTCGCCGTTCTCACCGGCTCCGCCAGCGCCCTCTTCCTCTGGTCCCTTGACCGGGTCACCCATATTCATTGGACCCACCCCCACCTCCTGTTCGCCCTTCCCATCGCCGGTGGCCTCGTTGGACTCCTCTACCATCATCTCGGCAAAAATTCCGATCGAGGAAACAACCTGCTCATCGACGAAATCCATCAACCCGGCGGCGGTGTCCCCGCCCGGATGGCTCCCCTCGTCCTCATTGCCACCCTCATCACCCACCTCTTCGGAGGCTCCGCCGGACGCGAAGGCACCGCCGTGCAAATGGGCGGAAGCCTCGCCGGACTCCTCAGCCGCATGTTCCGCGTTGGACCCGACACGCGCAGACTCATGCTCATGGGAGGCATCGCCGCAGGATTCGGCGCCGTCTTCGGCACCCCCCTCACGGGAGCCGTGTTCGCCATGGAAGTCCTGTTCATCGGCCGCATCCAATACGATGCCCTCATCCCCGTCCTCATCGCCAGCATCATCGGCGACGCCACCTGCACCGCCTGGGGCATCCACCACACGGTCTATCACCTCGAAGTCGCCCCCGATGCCGGACTTCGCGCCGCCTTCCATCCCCTTCTCCTCGCCAAAGTCGCCCTTGCCGCCATCCTTTTCGGACTCGCCGCCCGACTTTTCACCACCCTCACCCACGCCACCCAATCGCTTTTCGCCCGACGCATCGCCTATCCTCCCCTCCGACCCGTCATCGGCGGACTCCTCGTCATTGCCATGGTCTACCTGCTTGGCACCCGCGACTACCTCGGACTCGGCGTCGACAACCCCGACCCAAACGCCGTCTCGATCACCTCATCGTTCCAACCCGACGGTGCCCACACATGGTCTTGGCTTTGGAAAACCCTCTTCACCGCCGTCACCCTGGGCAGCGGATTCAAAGGCGGCGAAGTTACCCCCCTGTTTTACATTGGTGCCACCCTTGGTCACAGCCTCGGCCTCCTTCTTCAGGAACCCGTCGCCCTCTTTGCCTCCCTCGGATTCATCGCCGTCTTTGCCGGTGCCGCCAACACCCCCCTCGCCTGCACCCTCATGGGCATCGAACTCTTCGGCTCCCACTACGGCGTCTCCTTTGGCCTCGCCTGTTTCATCGCCTACCACTCCAGCGGCCCCACCGGCATCTACCATGCCCAACGCCTCGCCGTTCCCAAAAATAGAAGCTGA
- the vccA gene encoding Verru_Chthon cassette protein A: MNRRRRKGVALVLVITVLLLVMFLVLGFFLNVTNEKRASRNTSHILSLSLLEDSVVGLVMAQVRSATTQGPEVGWASQPGMIRTFGAKDSLVKLYSAREMTKEVNEVPFDVLAEVPSDWMNYPGLYRDLNLPMADLEGELRYPIFDPRVEVEGLQVVGAPVSPQNEAPMPVRWLYLLKNGQVMSPLPGSAEESGDEDEGAAAAAANEVLLEGPPGVASKDNPIVGRVAFWTDDDTCKINVNTAAGDEWERGNAPGSYHDLPRTESSFDRAVLASFPPAPDEFQRYPGHPATTSMGAVFPELSREEIGGIVPRIEAGGSEGGTVWETERLAGDADRLYGSVDELVFDQNRDVQAGLTAGEIAGRGFLLSTNSRGSELNVFGWPRVAIWPLAEEETDEFRSVYDRLVAFCSSMGETGAEARFHFTRKNSNHPTADFLESLRNQELVAYLQKLTSREVPGRLGTFAGKYVADRDQILAQMVDHIRSTNIYDGLLPGGQFTSERVSESEVEPGHGQVVPLKIGDGMGLGRFYTLSEIGLQFIATATGDPADAESNIFANIPILKNQTLEKRLVPGERRIEALLLMELFSPSMGWPVLRPDMQIRITGLEQFKVNGQSLGFPADASMRHTLAAGEVAHGRSWGGAGGFQALLKGRKLPARGVMPADRGLTVDNVYPFVSVPITVVEAPGTTDKDLATMEFEGGEIEVSLYAGAESSLEGDEFLVQKIKVPFENGTFLMPRLVEGGTTGEETEEGIATATVARTWWTFSADGGARRANGTPAPQFLGRLNFAGQLASNAAPTLDEFEFYAGGMFRKPDVVRTMVPRHGDYRLIAAQAEVGADPLEPSRGQFVPHRFYHDQSKRFAHSLGTSTGQHHIFASDVDGRLVPGITQQRRVIPDVPVGVSEPALTGDWDTGLGAEMDGAYINKPDEGNGLRASEGDIPFFATGENADLAAPGLFSPNRQVSSPVMFGSLPTGVKAGKPWQTLLFRPAGTGEPVHVGAQSPPDHLLLDLFWMPVLEPYAISEPFSTAGKVNLNHQIMPFTYIERTTALRALLHSERVMAIPVEASEVYKGAGEVEANYRFAIDANETLIQWQRRFDEGQYFRTASEICEMHLVPEGRLLSEFTPEEVPDESEPTPPSDGEGGGASTFWAEHALTGDNVRERPYAGLYSRLTTKSNTYTVHYCVQVLEPLKRQRGDDPADWAKWVEKKDAVVAESRGSVTFERYLDPHDPELPDFALVAAEVPEESGSESGDEGGGGEEQEEPVEEGEQEGNLESFYRFRILSSKKFIP, from the coding sequence ATGAACCGACGACGACGCAAGGGTGTGGCGCTGGTGCTGGTGATTACTGTGCTTTTGCTGGTGATGTTTTTGGTGCTGGGTTTTTTCCTCAATGTGACCAATGAAAAAAGGGCTTCGCGGAACACGAGTCATATCCTGTCGTTGAGTTTGCTGGAAGACAGTGTGGTGGGGTTGGTGATGGCACAGGTGAGGTCGGCAACCACTCAGGGGCCGGAGGTGGGCTGGGCTTCGCAACCGGGAATGATCCGGACTTTTGGAGCGAAGGATAGTTTGGTGAAGCTCTATTCGGCACGGGAGATGACGAAGGAAGTGAATGAGGTGCCTTTTGATGTGCTGGCGGAGGTGCCGTCGGATTGGATGAATTACCCGGGATTGTATCGCGATCTGAATCTGCCGATGGCGGATTTGGAAGGGGAGTTGCGGTATCCGATCTTCGATCCAAGGGTTGAGGTTGAAGGTTTGCAGGTGGTGGGTGCCCCGGTGAGTCCTCAGAATGAAGCTCCGATGCCGGTGCGATGGTTGTATCTTCTGAAAAATGGACAGGTGATGAGTCCGCTGCCGGGAAGCGCAGAGGAGTCGGGAGACGAGGATGAGGGTGCTGCTGCTGCGGCGGCCAATGAGGTTTTGCTGGAAGGACCGCCGGGGGTGGCTTCCAAGGATAATCCGATTGTGGGTCGGGTGGCGTTCTGGACGGATGATGACACGTGCAAGATCAACGTCAATACTGCGGCGGGGGATGAGTGGGAGCGGGGGAATGCACCGGGTTCGTATCATGACTTGCCGAGGACGGAGTCGAGTTTTGATCGTGCGGTGCTGGCGAGCTTTCCTCCGGCACCGGATGAATTTCAGCGTTATCCCGGGCACCCGGCGACGACGAGCATGGGGGCGGTTTTTCCAGAGCTGAGCAGGGAGGAGATTGGAGGCATTGTTCCGAGAATTGAGGCGGGTGGATCAGAAGGCGGGACGGTCTGGGAGACGGAACGACTGGCTGGGGATGCGGACCGGTTGTATGGCTCGGTGGATGAGTTGGTGTTTGATCAGAATCGTGATGTTCAAGCTGGTTTAACGGCGGGAGAGATTGCGGGTCGGGGATTTTTGTTGAGCACGAACAGCCGGGGTTCGGAGCTGAATGTGTTCGGATGGCCGCGCGTGGCGATTTGGCCGCTGGCAGAGGAGGAGACCGATGAGTTTCGGAGTGTGTATGATCGATTGGTGGCGTTTTGTTCGAGCATGGGGGAGACGGGAGCGGAGGCGCGGTTTCATTTCACCAGGAAGAATTCGAATCATCCCACGGCGGATTTTTTGGAGTCGTTGCGCAATCAGGAGCTGGTCGCGTATTTGCAGAAGTTAACTTCTCGTGAGGTGCCGGGTCGGTTGGGGACATTTGCGGGCAAGTATGTGGCGGACCGTGATCAGATTTTGGCCCAGATGGTGGATCATATCCGGTCGACCAATATTTATGATGGTCTGCTTCCTGGAGGTCAGTTTACCAGCGAGCGGGTGTCTGAATCCGAGGTTGAGCCAGGGCATGGACAGGTAGTGCCGTTGAAAATTGGGGACGGAATGGGGTTGGGCCGGTTTTACACGTTGTCGGAGATCGGGCTGCAGTTTATCGCCACGGCAACCGGAGATCCGGCGGATGCGGAGAGCAACATTTTCGCCAACATTCCGATTTTGAAGAATCAAACATTGGAAAAGCGATTGGTTCCCGGAGAACGACGCATTGAGGCATTGCTGTTGATGGAGTTGTTTTCGCCTTCGATGGGGTGGCCCGTATTGAGGCCGGACATGCAGATCCGCATCACCGGATTGGAACAATTTAAGGTGAATGGTCAGTCGTTGGGTTTTCCGGCGGATGCGTCCATGCGGCACACGCTGGCGGCGGGTGAGGTGGCGCATGGACGGTCATGGGGCGGGGCAGGGGGATTTCAAGCTTTGCTGAAGGGGCGCAAGCTGCCTGCGCGTGGAGTGATGCCGGCAGATCGGGGATTGACGGTGGACAACGTGTATCCGTTTGTCAGTGTGCCGATCACGGTGGTGGAAGCGCCGGGCACTACCGACAAGGATCTGGCGACCATGGAGTTTGAAGGTGGCGAGATTGAGGTGTCACTTTATGCAGGGGCGGAGTCGTCATTGGAAGGAGATGAATTCCTCGTTCAAAAGATCAAGGTGCCGTTTGAGAATGGGACGTTTTTGATGCCAAGATTGGTGGAGGGGGGGACAACGGGAGAGGAGACCGAGGAAGGAATTGCTACTGCGACAGTGGCGCGGACGTGGTGGACGTTTTCGGCGGATGGTGGTGCCAGACGTGCGAATGGCACCCCCGCCCCCCAATTTTTGGGTCGGTTGAATTTTGCCGGGCAGTTGGCCAGCAACGCAGCGCCGACGCTGGATGAGTTTGAGTTTTACGCGGGTGGCATGTTTCGTAAGCCGGATGTGGTGCGCACGATGGTGCCGCGTCACGGGGACTACCGCTTGATCGCGGCGCAGGCGGAGGTGGGGGCGGACCCGCTTGAGCCCAGTCGGGGGCAGTTTGTGCCGCATCGGTTTTATCATGACCAGAGCAAGAGGTTTGCGCATTCATTGGGGACTTCGACGGGGCAGCATCACATTTTTGCTTCTGACGTGGACGGGCGACTGGTGCCAGGAATTACGCAGCAGAGGAGAGTAATTCCCGATGTTCCTGTGGGAGTATCGGAGCCGGCGCTGACGGGCGACTGGGACACCGGGCTGGGGGCGGAGATGGATGGGGCTTACATCAACAAACCGGATGAAGGCAACGGACTTCGCGCATCTGAAGGCGACATTCCGTTTTTTGCCACTGGAGAGAATGCGGATCTGGCAGCACCTGGGTTGTTTTCGCCGAACCGTCAGGTGTCTTCGCCGGTGATGTTTGGTTCGTTGCCGACCGGGGTGAAAGCGGGCAAACCGTGGCAGACGTTATTGTTTCGACCTGCGGGGACGGGAGAACCGGTGCATGTGGGGGCGCAGTCGCCGCCGGATCATTTGTTGCTCGATCTGTTCTGGATGCCGGTGTTGGAGCCTTATGCGATCAGTGAGCCTTTTTCGACGGCGGGAAAGGTGAATTTGAATCATCAGATCATGCCGTTCACTTACATCGAGCGCACCACGGCGTTGCGGGCATTGTTGCATAGCGAGCGGGTAATGGCCATTCCGGTTGAGGCTTCAGAGGTTTACAAAGGGGCGGGGGAAGTGGAGGCCAACTATCGTTTTGCCATTGATGCGAACGAGACCTTGATTCAGTGGCAGAGACGCTTTGATGAAGGGCAGTATTTCCGCACGGCGAGTGAGATCTGCGAAATGCATCTGGTGCCGGAGGGGCGGCTGTTGTCTGAATTCACGCCGGAGGAAGTTCCTGATGAGTCGGAACCGACGCCGCCGAGCGATGGCGAGGGCGGTGGTGCATCGACTTTTTGGGCGGAACATGCGTTGACGGGGGACAATGTTCGCGAGCGCCCGTATGCCGGGCTTTATTCACGTCTGACGACGAAATCCAACACTTACACCGTGCATTATTGTGTGCAGGTGCTCGAGCCGTTGAAGAGGCAGCGGGGAGACGACCCGGCAGATTGGGCGAAGTGGGTCGAGAAAAAGGACGCGGTGGTGGCGGAGAGTCGTGGGAGTGTGACGTTTGAGCGTTACCTTGATCCGCATGATCCCGAGTTGCCCGATTTCGCTCTTGTCGCAGCGGAAGTCCCGGAGGAATCAGGATCGGAGTCGGGAGATGAAGGCGGTGGTGGCGAGGAACAAGAGGAGCCGGTAGAGGAAGGGGAGCAGGAGGGCAATCTGGAGTCATTCTACCGTTTTCGGATCTTGAGCAGCAAGAAGTTCATTCCCTAA
- a CDS encoding YdcF family protein, with protein sequence MKTLIPLLQPLGVIWVLLGSWLLWRLWRHRWQDLWLPGLAWVIFSVMTCTPLASLLMARLEGVPKMPDKEWPVVDAIVCLGGGAEPSFVEPTGFHLNPSADRLSTALMLHAQKKAPVLVLGGGGYKESGVMHSEADRVLKGLELMGLETSGMVSLGVCANTRDEALKVSALMKERGWTKILLVTSAFHMPRAEGTFVKAGVSLGGTVRCNYVSSVNHVGDFRWLHLPHANGFNVYKYWFHEVIGTWVYQWRGWM encoded by the coding sequence ATGAAGACGTTGATTCCGCTGTTGCAACCGCTGGGAGTGATTTGGGTTTTGCTCGGAAGTTGGTTGCTGTGGCGACTGTGGCGGCATCGCTGGCAGGATTTGTGGCTGCCGGGATTGGCCTGGGTGATTTTTTCGGTGATGACCTGCACACCGTTGGCGTCGTTGTTGATGGCGAGATTGGAGGGAGTTCCCAAGATGCCGGACAAGGAGTGGCCGGTGGTGGATGCGATTGTGTGTTTGGGAGGCGGGGCGGAGCCTTCTTTTGTGGAGCCGACGGGGTTTCATTTGAATCCTTCGGCGGATCGACTGAGCACGGCGTTGATGTTGCATGCGCAGAAAAAGGCACCGGTGCTGGTGCTTGGAGGGGGTGGATACAAGGAATCGGGGGTGATGCACTCGGAGGCGGATCGGGTTTTGAAGGGCCTTGAGCTGATGGGCCTGGAAACGAGTGGAATGGTTTCTCTGGGGGTGTGTGCGAATACACGAGATGAGGCGCTGAAAGTTTCGGCTTTGATGAAAGAGCGGGGGTGGACGAAGATTTTGTTGGTGACTTCGGCCTTCCACATGCCGAGGGCTGAAGGCACCTTTGTCAAAGCCGGGGTGTCTTTAGGTGGGACGGTGCGCTGCAATTACGTGAGCAGTGTGAACCATGTCGGGGATTTTCGCTGGCTGCATTTGCCGCATGCCAATGGGTTCAACGTTTATAAATACTGGTTCCATGAGGTGATTGGAACGTGGGTATATCAGTGGCGAGGCTGGATGTGA
- a CDS encoding pentapeptide repeat-containing protein: MSTTFEDQDLGGAEFTNSNLSAAKFDDINLANARFINVNLSAANFEDINLSGTVFKNIDLTNVTIQDANYEGMRIDGILVTELLTAHGKRLA, from the coding sequence ATGAGCACTACATTCGAAGACCAAGACCTTGGTGGTGCCGAATTCACCAACAGCAACCTCAGCGCCGCCAAGTTCGACGATATCAATCTCGCCAACGCCCGATTTATCAACGTCAACCTATCCGCCGCGAATTTCGAAGACATCAATCTTTCCGGCACGGTTTTCAAGAACATCGACCTCACCAACGTCACCATTCAAGACGCCAATTACGAAGGCATGCGCATTGATGGCATTCTCGTCACCGAACTTCTCACAGCGCACGGAAAACGCCTTGCCTGA
- the recA gene encoding recombinase RecA — translation MARAPKEPTTTTDTATSKIADARSRNLDAAIQQIQKDFGEGSILRMDESSRVDVSIIPTGNLLIDQALGIGGFPRGRIVEVYGPESSGKTTMTLTVIAQAQKAGGLAAFIDVEHALDPTYAQTLGVKMEELLVSQPSSGEEALRICETLVRSNALDVIVIDSVAALVTRQELDGEIGDATVGAQARLMSAALRKLTSIISKARTCCIFTNQIREKVGVMFGNPETTPGGKALKFYSSMRIDIRRIGAIKSSDGTTTGNRTKVKIVKNKLAPPYTEAEFDIMYNEGISGVGSLLDLALEADILQKRGSWISYKGTQLAQGRDACKDALKADQTLYNEIEVAVKTYLVDKKAAKGSKAGKAAAAASAALASGEDE, via the coding sequence ATGGCACGCGCTCCTAAAGAACCCACTACGACCACCGACACCGCCACCTCCAAGATCGCCGACGCGCGTTCCCGCAACCTCGACGCCGCCATCCAACAGATCCAAAAGGACTTCGGCGAAGGCTCCATCCTGCGCATGGACGAAAGCTCCCGCGTCGATGTCAGCATCATCCCCACCGGCAACTTGCTTATCGATCAGGCCCTCGGCATTGGAGGTTTTCCCCGCGGTCGTATCGTCGAGGTCTACGGTCCCGAATCCTCCGGTAAAACCACGATGACATTGACCGTCATCGCCCAAGCTCAAAAAGCCGGTGGCCTCGCCGCCTTCATCGACGTCGAACACGCCCTTGACCCCACCTACGCCCAGACTCTCGGCGTCAAAATGGAGGAACTCCTCGTCTCCCAGCCCAGTAGTGGTGAAGAGGCCCTGCGCATCTGTGAAACCCTCGTCCGCTCCAATGCCCTCGACGTCATTGTCATCGACTCCGTTGCCGCCCTCGTCACCCGTCAAGAACTCGACGGCGAAATCGGCGACGCCACCGTCGGTGCCCAGGCCCGTCTGATGAGCGCCGCCCTCAGAAAGCTCACCTCCATCATCAGCAAAGCCCGCACCTGCTGCATCTTCACCAACCAGATCCGCGAAAAAGTCGGCGTCATGTTCGGCAACCCCGAAACCACCCCCGGCGGCAAGGCACTGAAATTCTACTCCAGCATGCGCATCGACATCCGCCGCATCGGAGCCATCAAATCCAGCGATGGCACCACCACCGGCAACCGCACCAAGGTCAAAATCGTCAAAAATAAACTCGCGCCTCCCTACACCGAAGCCGAGTTCGACATCATGTATAACGAAGGCATCAGCGGCGTCGGATCCCTCCTCGACCTCGCCCTCGAAGCTGACATCCTGCAAAAACGCGGTTCCTGGATCAGCTACAAAGGCACCCAGCTTGCCCAAGGTCGCGACGCGTGCAAAGACGCGCTCAAAGCCGACCAAACGCTATACAACGAAATCGAAGTCGCGGTCAAAACTTACCTCGTTGACAAAAAAGCCGCCAAGGGTAGCAAAGCTGGCAAAGCAGCAGCCGCCGCCAGCGCCGCCCTTGCTTCCGGCGAAGACGAATAA
- a CDS encoding type II secretion system F family protein → MTNQQRATLYHEFAKLLAAGLHADRSIDLLLEQRPAAPVKKFLRGIQKGLEQHLGFTESIAKYNASTVSKLETSLLSAGEHGGRLENACEHLARYFELRQKSIDKVLGALIYPIILLHLGLILPDFITYFSGTPIQQIVPHLIVRLIILWGFLAAIAILWEQGAKAATNSTSADSLIGMIPLIGSINRHWALARFCQVFHTGLLAALNISETLKLAGAASQSALLNQGATKAAKEVVAGKPLTEALKSGNAFPRSFLNAVNTAETTGTLDTEMGRWAQIEGDLAARSQDRAAEWLPRIFYVIVVLYIASRIIGIFQGLYGEGSAINELLNAY, encoded by the coding sequence ATGACCAATCAACAACGCGCGACCCTCTACCACGAGTTCGCCAAGCTTCTCGCCGCCGGCCTTCACGCCGACCGCAGCATTGACCTCCTCCTCGAACAACGTCCTGCCGCCCCCGTCAAGAAATTCCTCCGCGGCATCCAAAAAGGCCTCGAACAACACCTTGGATTTACCGAATCCATCGCCAAATACAACGCCTCCACCGTCAGCAAACTCGAGACCAGCCTGCTCTCGGCCGGCGAACATGGCGGCCGCCTCGAAAACGCCTGCGAACACCTCGCCCGCTACTTCGAACTCCGCCAAAAAAGCATCGACAAAGTCCTCGGTGCCCTCATCTACCCAATCATTCTCCTCCACCTCGGCCTAATTCTTCCCGACTTCATCACCTACTTCTCCGGCACTCCCATTCAGCAAATCGTCCCCCACCTTATCGTCCGCCTCATCATTCTCTGGGGCTTCCTCGCCGCCATCGCAATCCTCTGGGAACAAGGAGCCAAGGCCGCCACCAACTCCACCAGCGCCGACAGCCTCATTGGCATGATTCCCCTCATCGGCTCCATCAACCGCCACTGGGCCCTCGCCCGCTTCTGCCAGGTCTTCCACACCGGACTCCTCGCCGCGCTCAACATCAGCGAAACCCTCAAGCTTGCGGGAGCCGCCTCTCAAAGCGCCCTCCTCAACCAAGGTGCCACCAAAGCCGCCAAGGAAGTCGTCGCTGGAAAACCCCTTACCGAGGCCCTCAAATCTGGCAACGCCTTCCCCCGCTCCTTCCTCAACGCCGTGAACACCGCCGAAACCACCGGCACCCTCGACACTGAAATGGGCCGCTGGGCACAGATCGAAGGCGACCTCGCCGCCCGCTCGCAGGACCGGGCCGCCGAGTGGCTGCCGCGCATCTTCTACGTCATCGTCGTCCTCTACATCGCCAGCCGCATCATCGGCATCTTCCAGGGACTTTATGGCGAGGGCAGCGCCATCAATGAATTGCTCAACGCCTACTGA